AGCCGCCACTCTCGTTCTCGCCTGCGTTTTCCTGCTTCAACTGTCTTCTCACCACTGGCGAAGGATGCGTCTGAAGTCCTTGTCCGTCAAGCCTTTGCATTCTTCTCTCAGTCGGGCATACTCATCTTCGATGTCTCCTCTCGGCTTTTTTTGCACGTCGCTCGGCTCTGCAGCCTCTTCTGAGGCGACTGTCCAGGAGTCGCTGTCGTCGTCGGAGACGTCTTCCCAGAGGTCTTCGTCGGCGCTCTGAGTCTCTTGGATCTCGTCGAGCGTCTCCTCAGGCTCTCGGTCGCGTCGGTCGCCTGTGTGACTCAGagctttctgcgtttctgccaGCTGTGCGCGCCTCTCCAGCAGCGCCAGGTACGAGGCTCGGAAGTCGAAGCAAGGCTCGAGCGCCCTCTGTAGCGCAGAGTCTGCGCTGTCTGCCCATCGGAGCTGCGTATGTCCCTTCGACTGCATGTGTTGCTGGGCCGCCTCcacggaggcgaagcgctgcatgcaccagaGACACCGCGGCTTCCTCATCTGCGCCTTCCAGATAATTCTGAGAAACCTCGCCGGATCCACCAAGAACTCCGCGTGAGGAAGCGCAAAGGAAAACGTCTTCTGCATGTACGTCAAGTTCTCTCGCCACGACGCGAAGGGCGCATGCAAGTCAAACAGACTCACACACTCTGGAGAGGTCGCGAGCGCCGCCAAGcgcgcctttttctccagttgCTGCGCCTCGCTCGAGATCCCGCgagcgccgcttctctctggaacAGACGCGGCACCGTCTGTCGCAGCGCCCCGCGAGGTCTCCGAAGCGgccagaggaggcagaggccgcGGCCCggccttctccgccttcttccctttcaaATGGTCTTCCCCGCGAGAGGCCAAGACGCCCAGAGCCGTCAAGGTCGCGACAGCCTgcgcgcgttctctctccgtcggaggcagaggcgaagcagaggacgcgagagaagaagaagaggaggaggcgagaggagaagcagaggaggcgacagGAGAAGCGGCGTGGACAGAAGAATTGAGGAGAGTTCTGTGGAGGCGAACTGCGGCGTCGATGTGAGCCTCCTTGTCTCCACTTTTGTCTTGTTTGAGttgagaagcgaagagagcaacCTGGATTTTTCGCGAGAACTCTTCCTGCGTCACAGGTCCTAAGTTCCCCACACTTCGGCGCTGATTGTAAGAGTGCCAGTCGGAGCGTTGATGCTCCTTTCGCTCAGTCAAAGttgaaaaagaaacgcggcAGCAGCGACAAGCAAAGGCAgagggaggggaagaggGAGGGGCCCTGCCGCCATCCACGGAAGCCTCCATGGTTCGTGCGGTGTgtgagcagagagagcgaaggagggCAAGGTGAAACCTCTGAGAAGAGACtccaaaagaagagagacgaagaactccGTTGGCAAATTCCGAGAAAAGGTCTGCGGCGTGTGTCAAAAGCACAGAAATCTTCaaggtctctctcttcgccgcgCGGGGGACGGACGAGCTCTCTCGCGCTCACGAGCTTCTTGCGCAGGCCTTGAAacgctctcctcgtcctctggAACGCGAGACAAACAGCAAGACGGTTATCGTGGAAGGCCAAAAGAGTCAAAAGGTTTCAAATTCTTGCTCACGCTTCACTTTTTGCCGGAGGCCGCGGGGAGTTCCTGGGAGGGCGCAAGTCGcgcggaaaaagaagaagaacagccgtggagagaggcgcggaagaggacgcgagaaagagctggtgcatgcgaagaagggagaggatGGGGAAAGACGGTTTTGAATCTTTTCTTGTCGCGGACAGCAAGTTGAGAGACCGTGTCTCCAATGAGAGAGGTCAAGGCTCTGTGACGTTCGACTCCCGCATGACGCAGCTTGAGTCGCGccctcttgtcttttctctctgcaatTGTTTCGAATTTTCTGATTGTTGTTTGCGTACACTGTTTTAAAGCCGCTCAGCGGAagatgagaaggagaaggagcggtgaaaacagagagaaattGAGGCGAAGCATGCAACGCGGACGTCAAGaagtcgctgcatgcgcgattTCTTGACGCCCCGCGCTGCGCCGCTGCGCAAAGTGACAGGGCCTCTCGCCAGtccgcgctcttctctcttttctctcttttttctctcttttttctctctcttttttctctctcttttctctccctgtttctctgAAAGGTGTGTCTGCACATCTGGCGagagttcttctctttgcgttAGCTAGAGCAGAGATTTGGGAggcggagaggcagacagatCGCCGGAGAACAgagcagaacgagagaagaaaggaaaggctCAAGACGCTTTGCGGGGGTCTCTGGAGATGCCGCCGATCTCGCCAGCGTCGTCTTGAAAAATCGCGAAaatgtctttttctcgtcttcgcaaATGCTGAGGTGTCTGTGAAAGAGATGAAGGAACTGTGGAGTTTCCAAGGGATTTCTTCTCTTAAGAAGGCTCTGtagtcttttctctcgcctcgcatTTATCGTGTTGTTCACGGCGACCAACGctgcttctcgtcctcgcaTCTCATCTGCAaggtttctttccttcctcgcttgcCCACCACTGCACTTTTATCCCTGTATTTCTGCCTTGCATcttgtcgtttctcttttctctctctcgcgcgcgcgctcggcgcctctcgagtccttccgctctctgtgtcgtcttcctccgctctgttggagcttcttctccccgttgcgttttttcctgctcttccccagcttcctctcccgtcAGATCCTCTTTGTTTTGAggtctcctcctcgctgcgCGGGCAGGCgctgctctgcatgcaggcttCCGGACATTCCTCGCCTGggccagagaagaacaccGGAAAAAATGAATGCGGAGtacgcgtttctttccttctcgcgggGGAACAGCtcgcctcgtttttctcgtttcatgcgtttctctctctgcccttccgCCCTCTCAAGCTGtggctctgtctcccctcccttcctctgtcttgttAGCCTCGCCTCCAAAGACGCAAACGCCTACATGCGGGCATAGTTCTGCATGTGTATACAGATCTGTATGTGGATACAGAAGAGACCTCATCTGCTTGCATACAGTGATATCtcatatatgtttatatatatatatatatatatatgtatatatatatatatatatattactGTATATGTACATAGCTGGACGGGGATTTGGTGTAAACAGTGAgacttttctctgctgctaATTTGGAAATCATCCGTCTGTGCATGTCAAAGTCAGAAACGTTACAGCCTTCCTGCTGTTCACTCTACACACATCTATGCATATTTacacctacatatatatatatatatatatgtatgtgtttatgatatatctatatatatacgtgatatatatatatatatatatatatacgtaagTGACTATGAATAATTCTCCAGGAGTCGCCTGGTGTCTACGGTGTGGGCCTTGAGGAAATTCTGGGAGTGTCCTTCCCTTGGTCTtgttcgcatgcagacctTGGCAGTCTGCGAAGCTTTTTCTTGTTTGAAAGTGGAGGGACGGCGCGGCCGAAGAGAAGACTTCCCCCGGCCTGTCGCAAAGCTCCGCAGAGAGGAGGGCACCTGTGCAAGAACGTCCGTCGAACGTTTCAAGGCTCCCTGGAAAGGAGTTGCTGGCACTCGtgaagaagcggcgagaagcTGATGGGGGACCTCTGGACGCGCGCAGATGGCTGGAGGCGATTCAGCGGGGGCGGACGAGGAGCGAACGCGTCGCAGGAGttgaagagacgaggaggcgcgccTTCAAGACGCCAAGGCGCGTCGGCCTCCctcagaggcgaggagagcaaCGGCACCTTGTCcagccgcgaagaagagagagaccctGTGCAGCCGCGGGAGAGGGAAGGGCAGAGAAACATGGCGGACTTCCACGTTtctggaagagagacgaacggaagacgagagagaagcgacgatTCTCTCGCGCATGCGGGAGGTCACTTGCATGTCATGTCATTCAAGGTCTCGCATTTGATCGGCTCTTCcccgtcctctccttcctggtACTCTGCGTCGCACTCTCCAACGCGAGCAAGTTTCCCTACATCGCctgtcttcttgtctcgaCTTTCTGCGTCATcgtcgttcgtctctcctttgccgtcggcttctgcttccgTTCCGATGAGCTCCCCTCACTCTCGGtactcttcttcgcgtctccgaaCTCCAACGGATGTCCCCTGTCGGAcgcttcgtccttcttcttctccttccttctcgtcttctctctcttcttctctctcttcttcgtctccctcttcttctctctcttcttcttctctctcttcttcgtctccctcttcttctctctcttcttcgtctccctcttcttcttctctctcttcttcttctgcctctcctctctcttctttctcttcttctccgcgtttttctgggactgtgcatgcagctcgaGCTCGGCGCTTCTGGATGACGCACCCGACCGAGGTTGCGGCCGCGGTTTGCGCAGACGCTGCTGCTTCGCATGTCGCGTTGTGTCGAGAGAAGGGCcgtcgcggagagagagactcgagcgaaggtggagagactgcggcgcgagcgaagaagcagcagacgctgCTCGTGCGCTGGTTCACGACCGACGCTGGACTCCACCTCACCAGCGGCGCCATTGCAGGTAGGAGAGGAACCGctcgagacgcagaaaaaacggggaCGGAGAGGCTCATGGTCTGCGTGGAAAAGCATTTCCAGCCTGCTCTCGACGCGCAGGTCCACTCGTCCAGAATCGACGTAGCGGTTGTCTTCCGTTccgctcctttctctgtcctccgtGGTTTCGTCTTGCCTCTcagtctgtctcctcgtcctctctctctcgacatctctctcgatacgccgcgttctctgcgtctttctccgtctgcgcCTTCACTTGTCCTCccactgtctcttcctcttcctttccgactcccttccctctcttccgctcGCCAGTGCGCGACGCCGCTGCTCGGCTTATTCctacatatctatatctatatctatatatctatatatagagatatagatatatatgttgaATAAAATACATGTGTATTtatgtctctgtgtgtatatgtgtttatgtttctctctctatgCATGTTTGTATCGAAGAAAACGGATGCATATACacccttttctctttgcatGGATGTCAGGGAACAAATGGTACATTTGTATTTTTATAGATGGGTGTGTGAAGCTCTTTGTCTGCAAGGGGAAACTGCGTTTGTGGCTGCATGTAAATGTATTTCTGTGACGCAACATTTGCGAATTTTTTAGGCGCGGTGTCTCGGACAGCGACTGCTCCACTGGATCGGATAAAGGTAGTTCttcagctgcagagaggcgagcaCTTGAGTCTGAGTCAAGCTGTGCGAAGAATCCGGACGCACGAGAGTGAGGATCctcgagcgaagagaagacctGGGTGGACAGGCTTTTTCCGCGGGAACTTGACGAACTGCGTCAAGGTGATGCCGGAAACCGCCATCAAGTTCTACGCCTACGACTTCATCAagcagcgtctcctccacttcaaacaagagaaagagcagaatgcatgcaacgcagCTTCCCTCGTCGCCGCAGTCGCCCGCGAAGAACGCGCCAAGGCCGCGCGAGGGGGAAGCAGCGAACAGCCAGACGCAACAGGCGCTCCCTCCacgcggaggagagaagcagcgagtccgaaagaagaggcaaaggagaagaaggacgttGCGAGTGTGGGGAAGGACGTCGGGGCGGATCGAGAGCTGGAAGACATTTTCGAGCGCCAGAGAAGACGGCCGACTTCCGAGAAAGAGGATCAGTCTTCCGGAGCCCACAGGTCCTCAGAAGGCATGGGGACTGGCGGAGGCTGTCCAAGCGTCCCCGCGGTTTCTCTGACGCTTTTCGACAAACTTTTGTGCGGAGCGGCCGCGGGAATGATCGCACAGTTCACAATATATCCGATGGAGATTGTGAAGACTCGCCTGGCTGCGTACTCGCCGTTGTGCCGCTACGATGGCATTCTCGACTGCCTGGTCAAAACGTTCAAGGAAGGAGGCCTCCGGCGTCTGTACAGAGGTCTCggtccgtctcttctcggtATCATTCCGTACGCCAGCATCGACCTCGCACTCTTCGACACTCTCAAAGGCATGTATATCAGCCTTGTGTTGCTACCTAAACTGTtgagtgaagaagaacgagaagggcaggcaggaagagagcggCCAAGACGACTCGGAGAAGAACTCCCCTCTCAGCCAAACGAACAACGTTCCTGTGTCCAGTCATCTTCCTCTCAGagctcgccttcttccagcatctcttcttcctccagctcttctcgatcgccttcttcgttgccTTCCTCGGGCGCTGCTTCCCATCCGCCGTCGGCGTCTTGCCTGGTGTCTGAGTGTGCGCGGGAGGCGTCCGCGGCTCCGTCGGggcctgcgtctctctgtgcgcgGACTTCCTGTGCGTCGTCGGATCCGCATGAGGCCCACAAGAAGGCGGCGTCTCCGAacgtcttcgtccttctcttctgcggaTGCGTGAGCTCGCTGTGCGGCCAAGTGGTTGCCTATCCAACAGCGCTTGTCCGTACGCGCATCCAAGTCGACGGCGGCGATGGACAACCTCCAAAATACAAGAACAGCTGGGGTGCCGCGCGCTGCGCCTGGTCCGACGGCGGCGTGAGAGGTCTGTACAGAGGGCTGTGCGCCAACCTCATGAAGGCGGTGCCGGCCGTCAGCGTCAGTTGGCTGGTCTACGAAAAGTCGAAGGAGGCGATTCGACGGAGCGTCGAAGCCTACGAAGCGAACGAGATACGCAGCTGACGCCACGGGGGGAAGCATCtagacgagaaaaaggagaaagtggagaaggtggagaaggcgatcgaaaggggagagaagaagacaggacaTCTGCAGGTCCCCACTGTGCAGTGCAAAAGGGCGAGGTGCAGCCACAAATGACAAGAGCctcagcgagagaaagaaacggatTTCAGAGGGACCTTTCTCTTGTCTGCAActccatcttcctctcccatCTTCTCCGGCTTCCTCTCTGAGTCTGAGCTTCTTCGCATTCGCGGCAGTGCACCAGCGGGTGGATTGCCTTTCTTCGGCGTCCGTGGGGATCGCTCTACAGCAAAAGAAAGGACTTTTTTTATTCCGTCTCCCCTCGCCTTTTGCAGCTTGTTTTGTACCAGTGTGCATGCCTTCCACTTGCAGTTGAAGACTTCTAGCGGCCTGGGGCCGTGCGACGGCCGCGCCACAGCTGCGTTTGTTCAAGTCCTGGGTCAGCCAGAggcgacgggagagagagagagacgagagccgcgtcttcgtctctctctgtagggaaaagcagaagacagaggcaag
This window of the Toxoplasma gondii ME49 chromosome VI, whole genome shotgun sequence genome carries:
- a CDS encoding carrier superfamily protein (encoded by transcript TGME49_239080), whose translation is MGDLWTRADGWRRFSGGGRGANASQELKRRGGAPSRRQGASASLRGEESNGTLSSREEERDPVQPREREGQRNMADFHVSGRETNGRRERSDDSLAHAGGHLHVMSFKVSHLIGSSPSSPSWYSASHSPTRASFPTSPVFLSRLSASSSFVSPLPSASASVPMSSPHSRYSSSRLRTPTDVPCRTLRPSSSPSFSSSLSSSLSSSSPSSSLSSSSLSSSSPSSSLSSSSPSSSSLSSSSASPLSSFSSSPRFSGTVHAARARRFWMTHPTEVAAAVCADAAASHVALCREKGRRGERDSSEGGETAARAKKQQTLLVRWFTTDAGLHLTSGAIAGAVSRTATAPLDRIKVVLQLQRGEHLSLSQAVRRIRTHESEDPRAKRRPGWTGFFRGNLTNCVKVMPETAIKFYAYDFIKQRLLHFKQEKEQNACNAASLVAAVAREERAKAARGGSSEQPDATGAPSTRRREAASPKEEAKEKKDVASVGKDVGADRELEDIFERQRRRPTSEKEDQSSGAHRSSEGMGTGGGCPSVPAVSLTLFDKLLCGAAAGMIAQFTIYPMEIVKTRLAAYSPLCRYDGILDCLVKTFKEGGLRRLYRGLGPSLLGIIPYASIDLALFDTLKGMYISLVLLPKLLSEEEREGQAGRERPRRLGEELPSQPNEQRSCVQSSSSQSSPSSSISSSSSSSRSPSSLPSSGAASHPPSASCLVSECAREASAAPSGPASLCARTSCASSDPHEAHKKAASPNVFVLLFCGCVSSLCGQVVAYPTALVRTRIQVDGGDGQPPKYKNSWGAARCAWSDGGVRGLYRGLCANLMKAVPAVSVSWLVYEKSKEAIRRSVEAYEANEIRS
- a CDS encoding hypothetical protein (encoded by transcript TGME49_239070), with translation MEASVDGGRAPPSSPPSAFACRCCRVSFSTLTERKEHQRSDWHSYNQRRSVGNLGPVTQEEFSRKIQVALFASQLKQDKSGDKEAHIDAAVRLHRTLLNSSVHAASPVASSASPLASSSSSSLASSASPLPPTERERAQAVATLTALGVLASRGEDHLKGKKAEKAGPRPLPPLAASETSRGAATDGAASVPERSGARGISSEAQQLEKKARLAALATSPECVSLFDLHAPFASWRENLTYMQKTFSFALPHAEFLVDPARFLRIIWKAQMRKPRCLWCMQRFASVEAAQQHMQSKGHTQLRWADSADSALQRALEPCFDFRASYLALLERRAQLAETQKALSHTGDRRDREPEETLDEIQETQSADEDLWEDVSDDDSDSWTVASEEAAEPSDVQKKPRGDIEDEYARLREECKGLTDKDFRRILRQCGDMQARLTETGDLRLPDGRELVNRHVAYIYKQRLGRRVPGDAEAQVLADAYGVQSLRDVCGGERGALALASSHCPGDPAQRKAQLALRLRQEKHRRLLACLGRSGRGLSEKQLRTQREVKHRVVLPREQFAKRMQKQRMQLGVKQNTLQKFILQEHKFFL